Genomic segment of Streptococcus pneumoniae:
AGCCGCACCATTTTCACCCGTCAACGTCACAAACTCTCCACTATCTAAAAAATAATGGATATGCTCAAGAACAGGCTCCTTATCGTAATAAAAGGAGAGGTCCTTGACTGTAATATACCTCATTTTCCGATTTCTCCTACTAACATTTCTAAAAATCGTCTGATACTTTCTTGCTCTACTTGAGAAAACTCCTGCACAATCTTTTCATACGTTTCAAGCGTATGCGCATGATGGTGCTGGTGTTCTGCTGCAATCGGCTGCGCCACATCTGTCAAACGATAGTACACCACACGCGCATCTCTCTTATCCTTAAAAGTCTCAAGCATTTCTTGCGCAATCAAAGCCTTAATAGCTTTTGTCACCGCTGCCTGACTCACATTCAAATGCTTCGCTAAATCCCGATTGGTCAAAGCTTCTGTTGATAACAACATCAGAATATGCTCCTGCGTGTTGGTCAGGG
This window contains:
- a CDS encoding zinc-dependent MarR family transcriptional regulator, coding for MSSLAHEIDHFLSEIILRAENQHEILVGSCTSEVALTNTQEHILMLLSTEALTNRDLAKHLNVSQAAVTKAIKALIAQEMLETFKDKRDARVVYYRLTDVAQPIAAEHQHHHAHTLETYEKIVQEFSQVEQESIRRFLEMLVGEIGK